Within the Leisingera thetidis genome, the region CCTGGTGCGTGCTGCTGGCGGCGGGCCGGGAGGGGCTGGCCACCCCGTCGGAGATCGCGGCGTTCATCGGCATCGACAGAACCGCCGCCTCGCGCGCCCTGCGCCAGATGGAGGCGCAGGGCCTGATCACCCGCAGCAGCGGCACGGGCGACGGCCGTTCGATCCGGGTGGCGCTGACCGCTGCGGGGCAGGCGGCCCTGCAGGCGGTTCTGCCCATCGCGCAGGAGAACGCGGCCCATTTCGAAGCCAAGCTGACAGAGATCGAACTGGCAGGGCTGCGCCAGGCCGCGGCCAAATTGCTGCAGGACGAGCCGCGCATCGTCGCCAAGCTGTAACAGGACGGGAACCGATCATGGGCAAACTGTTTTCCTACCGCAACCGGCCCGT harbors:
- a CDS encoding MarR family winged helix-turn-helix transcriptional regulator, whose translation is MTDDPFRLHQSLGYRITMLARVIERRFEQRIAEFGLTRVTWCVLLAAGREGLATPSEIAAFIGIDRTAASRALRQMEAQGLITRSSGTGDGRSIRVALTAAGQAALQAVLPIAQENAAHFEAKLTEIELAGLRQAAAKLLQDEPRIVAKL